The nucleotide sequence TGACTGGAGTTGCTTCGGGGTGCATCTTCTTGATGCTTTGCTCGGAGCACAGGTGGCTTGTTGTTTGCCATTTACCGAGTCGGTCCTTGTAGCGCCATTGATAGTGATGTTCGATGTGCATGACTTCTCCTAATTAACTGTATATCTATACAGCTAGTTGGGTCGCTAACTTGTTAGCATGTGCTCATGTGCAATCGCTACAACACCCCGGCTGAGATAGAGATTGAGCGCCACTTTCGGATCGGTCGCCAGAACCCCAACCGATGATGGTAGGTGGCGATCACGCCCCTGGCGCTGGCCCCTTACATCAAGGCTGGCGGCGTGCTGGAAGTAGGGCAGTGGGGAATGATCCCGCCACGGTCAACCGGGCGCACTCCACTGACGAGCCAAGGCCGGCGCATGAGCACGAATAACGCCCGCATCGAGGGCATAGACAGCAAGTGGACGTTTCGCTGCCCGTGGCGTGCTGGCCAGCGCTGCTTGATTCCAGCCTGGAGCTTCACTGAGCCAAACTGGGAAAGTGGCAGCAATGTCTGGTGGTCGTTCAGCCGCTCGGACGGCAAGCCTTGGGCGCTGGGCGGCCTGTGGTCAGAGTGGACAGACCCAGACACAGGCGAGCTGGTACCGAACTTCACCATGCTCACGCAGAACTGCAACGCGCACAGTCTGCTGAACCGGATGCACAAGCCGGAGCTGGACCCAGAAACGAAAGCGCCGCTGCCGCTGGACCTGCAGGACAAGCGCACCGTGGTGCCGATTGAAGAGGGCGACTGGGACCAGTGGCTGAATGGGACGGTGGCAGAAGCCGCTGGGCTGATCAGATTGCCGGGGGCAGAGGCGCTGGTTGGTGCGCCCGAGTCGGGACTTGGCGCTGTTCAAAAAAGCCTATGCTAAATACACGTATCCACACGTTATCAACAAAATGATATGGATGTCTATGAGCGGCAGTTTGATGCACTTGATGGCCCATCATTCATATCTGTAGAGAGTATGAATATGAACTGCCGCAAGCGGCTTGTAGCGGCCTATAGTTGGTTAAA is from Comamonas fluminis and encodes:
- a CDS encoding SOS response-associated peptidase family protein, with translation MAITPLALAPYIKAGGVLEVGQWGMIPPRSTGRTPLTSQGRRMSTNNARIEGIDSKWTFRCPWRAGQRCLIPAWSFTEPNWESGSNVWWSFSRSDGKPWALGGLWSEWTDPDTGELVPNFTMLTQNCNAHSLLNRMHKPELDPETKAPLPLDLQDKRTVVPIEEGDWDQWLNGTVAEAAGLIRLPGAEALVGAPESGLGAVQKSLC